The Pangasianodon hypophthalmus isolate fPanHyp1 chromosome 13, fPanHyp1.pri, whole genome shotgun sequence genome includes a window with the following:
- the LOC113546949 gene encoding aerolysin-like protein, translating to MSFLADVVEVGGNGGSPFDFDGTEHGTMLKKITVWVGNWQVKAMKVWLTDGLSKQFGEPGGNFTEFIFEDGEHFTSLSLWANGNGTRLGAIKFKTNHSREFFARLTGWVLQPEVPVDVASGICMGIKGRSGLDIDCLGFMFINTIKSTELTNVEYPTLHDVIPKVAVAEIKSMTYQNNTTETQEYRIETSKKITQRSSWSVTDRLEFMFSLEVKAGIPLIAEGTTSYEFRIGVESTYASETTEEKMELFSFPVKVPPGKTVDVDITTGQATIDLPFNGIVKITCYNGSVLQFNTSGKYKGVTYTDGKVVVNESAKKLDGI from the coding sequence ATGTCATTCCTGGCAGATGTTGTTGAAGTTGGTGGGAACGGAGGAAGTCCTTTTGATTTTGATGGCACTGAACATGGAACCATGTTGAAAAAGATCACGGTGTGGGTCGGTAACTGGCAGGTGAAAGCCATGAAGGTTTGGCTTACTGATGGCCTGTCCAAGCAGTTTGGTGAACCTGGTGGGAATTTTACAGAGTTTATATTTGAAGATGGGGAGCATTTCACCTCCCTTTCACTTTGGGCAAATGGAAATGGAACACGTCTGGGTGCCATCAAATTCAAGACAAATCACTCCCGGGAGTTCTTTGCACGCTTGACAGGATGGGTGCTGCAACCAGAAGTTCCAGTTGATGTTGCTTCTGGGATCTGCATGGGAATCAAAGGACGCTCAGGTTTAGATATTGATTGCTTAGGCTTCATGTTCATTAACACCATCAAGTCTACTGAGCTTACAAATGTTGAGTATCCCACACTTCATGATGTGATACCCAAAGTGGCTGTTGCGGAAATCAAATCCATGACCTACCAGAATAACACTACTGAAACGCAAGAATATAGAATTGAAACCTCCAAAAAAATCACCCAAAGATCCTCCTGGTCTGTTACCGACAGACTGGAATTCATGTTCAGCCTCGAAGTGAAGGCAGGAATTCCACTAATTGCAGAAGGCACAACAAGTTACGAATTCAGAATTGGAGTTGAGAGTACATATGCTTCGGAGACCACTGAAGAGAAGATGGAGCTCTTCtcgtttcctgttaaagtccctCCAGGTAAAACTGTGGATGTGGACATCACAACTGGCCAGGCTACAATTGATCTCCCCTTCAATGGCATAGTCAAGATTACCTGCTATAATGGCAGTGTGCTGCAGTTTAATACCAGTGGAAAGTACAAGGGTGTCACTTACACTGATGGAAAAGTAGTTGTGAATGAATCAGCTAAAAAGCTTGATGGCATATAG
- the LOC113546924 gene encoding aerolysin-like protein, with protein MMSYLAKIVEVGGNEGSAFNFNGTENGTMLKKITVWVGKKKVKAIKVQLTDDQSEQFGVLDGKVSEFTFEDGENFTSLSLWENGDGTRLGGIKFKTNHSREFSASMSILNSKSVVPVDVASGICMGIKGRAEMSKSPGISSLGFMFINTIKSAELTNVEYPTLHDVIPKVAVREIKSMTYQNNTTKTQEYRIEASKKITQTSSWSVTGRLEFMVSLEVKAGIPLIANGTARYELKKGVVGTYASETTEEKMKLFLFPVKVRPDTSVDVDITIGQATVDLPFNGIVKITCHNNSVLQFKTSGTYKGVTYTDGKVAVNESAKKLDGASQALN; from the coding sequence ATGATGTCATACCTGGCAAAGATTGTTGAAGTTGGTGGGAACGAAGGAAgtgcttttaattttaatggtaCTGAAAATGGAACCATGTTGAAAAAGATCACGGTGTGGGTCGGTAAAAAGAAGGTGAAAGCCATTAAAGTTCAGCTTACTGATGACCAGTCTGAGCAGTTTGGTGTACTTGATGGGAAAGTTTCAGAATTCACATTTGAAGATGGAGAGAATTTCACCTCCCTTTCACTTTGGGAAAATGGAGATGGAACACGTCTGGGTGGCATCAAATTCAAGACGAATCACTCCCGGGAGTTCTCAGCAAGCATGAGCATCTTGAATTCAAAATCAGTAGTTCCAGTTGATGTTGCTTCTGGGATCTGCATGGGAATCAAAGGACGTGCAGAGATGTCCAAAAGTCCGGGGATTAGTTCCTTAGGCTTCATGTTCATTAACACCATCAAGTCTGCTGAGCTTACAAATGTTGAGTATCCCACACTTCATGATGTGATACCCAAAGTAGCTGTCAGGGAAATCAAATCCATGACCTACCAGAATAACACTACTAAAACTCAAGAATATAGAATTGAAGCCTCCAAAAAAATCACCCAGACATCCTCCTGGTCTGTTACCGGCAGACTGGAATTCATGGTCAGCCTGGAAGTTAAGGCAGGAATTCCATTAATTGCAAATGGCACAGCAAGATATGAACTAAAAAAGGGAGTTGTGGGTACATATGCTTCGGAGACCactgaagagaaaatgaagctcttcttgtttcctgttaaagtccgtCCAGATACATCCGTGGATGTGGACATCACAATTGGCCAGGCTACAGTTGATCTTCCCTTCAATGGCATAGTCAAGATTACCTGCCATAATAACAGTGTGCTGCAGTTTAAAACCAGTGGAACCTACAAGGGTGTCACTTATACTGATGGAAAAGTAGCTGTGAATGAATCAGCCAAAAAGCTTGATGGGGCCTCACAGGCTTTGAACTAA